One segment of Chelmon rostratus isolate fCheRos1 chromosome 17, fCheRos1.pri, whole genome shotgun sequence DNA contains the following:
- the LOC121620964 gene encoding gastrula zinc finger protein XlCGF57.1-like, translating to MSRVELLRVLVNERLSAAAEEIFEAVKKTIAGYEEEILLSKREIHRQRRVLQTVLKPDIKTNKHSDQDQPQLTLSVWDEDFPSDQQQEHCNQEWSSGQDQEPPQPEKNLPGCQEEEQLRELEQDNAIIIFTPPYVKNELDQLQPGDRSTRGEGDPLPGTSAERDQTKAEGDSGASSSCSADERDDSDEEWRASAGSQSDDSDDNLKWKQPKGPRLPKAPTLHPSKKNKSRICCKICGKAFHANVSLVNHMEVHPKDVCGVCGERFESEEGFRVHLKTHVKAEICSVCGKCFGASSSLETHMRIHTGEKPFNCSQCGKSFNCRHNMMRHIRIHTGEKPYPCTVCGRCFNDYSTLKRHLLVHAHKQNLNANNTSAKENENGNDAETKMKTPSPKKQQPRTICEVCGKMFHSMVSLVNHAKSHATDLCGVCGTRFDSEENLKRHLKTHKNGKICEVCGKCFDSQGSLEMHMRIHTGEKPFLCSECGKSFNCRHNMMRHIRTHTGEKPYLCNICGRSFSDHSTLKQHSNMHTGAKPHRCEICGKGFQRKTYVRLHMKSHATEK from the exons ATGTCCCGCGTCGAGCTGCTCAGAGTGCTCGTCAACGAGCGGCTGTCCGCGGCCGCGGAGGAGATCTTCGAGGCGGTCAAAAAAACCATCGCGGGCTACGAGGAGGAGATCCTGCTGTCCAAACGGGAGATCCACCGGCAGCGCAGGGTGCTGCAGACCGTTTTAAAGCCTgacataaagacaaacaaacactcag accAAGACCAACCACAGCTGACTCTCTCAGTCTGGGATGAGGACTTCCCCTCAGACCAGCAGCAGGAACACTGCAATCAGGAGTGGAGCTCCGGTCAGGACCAGGAGCCTCCACAGCCTGAGAAGAACCTCCCCGGctgccaggaggaggagcagcttcGGGAGCTGGAGCAGGATAACgccatcatcatcttcactcCTCCGTATGTGAAGAACGAGCTGGACCAGCTTCAGCCCGGCGATCGGAGCACCAGAGGAGAAGGGGATCCTCTGCCGGGCACCTCGGCCGAGCGGGACCAGACGAAGGCGGAGGGGGACAGCGgggcctcctccagctgctctgcgGACGAACGCGACGACAGCGATGAGGAGTGGAGGGCAAGCGCGGGGTCCCAGAGCGACGACAGCGACGACAACCTCAAGTGGAAGCAGCCGAAGGGCCCTCGTCTACCGAAAGCCCCGACGCTGCACCcgagcaaaaaaaacaaatcgCGAATCTGCTGTAAAATCTGCGGGAAAGCCTTTCACGCTAACGTCTCTTTGGTGAATCACATGGAAGTTCACCCAAAGGACGTCTGCGGCGTGTGCGGCGAACGCTTCGAGAGCGAGGAGGGCTTCCGGGTTCACCTGAAAACGCACGTGAAAGCGGAAATCTGCAGCGTGTGCGGGAAATGCTTCGGCGCCTCGAGCTCTCTGGAGACGCACATGAGGATCCACACGGGGGAGAAGCCGTTCAACTGCAGCCAGTGCGGGAAGTCCTTCAACTGCCGCCACAACATGATGCGACACATCAGGATACACACGGGCGAAAAGCCGTACCCCTGCACGGTGTGTGGCAGATGCTTCAACGACTACTCCACGCTGAAACGCCACCTGCTGGTTCACGCGCACAAGCAGAACCTCAACGCAAATAATACGTCtgccaaagaaaatgaaaatggcaaCGACGCCGAGACGAAGATGAAGACGCCGTCGCCAAAGAAGCAGCAGCCTCGAACCATATGTGAGGTGTGCGGGAAGATGTTCCACTCCATGGTTTCTCTGGTCAATCACGCCAAAAGTCACGCCACGGACCTCTGCGGCGTCTGCGGGACGCGCTTCGACTCCGAGGAAAACTTAAAACGTCACCTGAAAACTCACAAAAACGGGAAAATTTGCGAAGTGTGCGGGAAGTGTTTCGACAGTCAGGGAAGTCTGGAGATGCACATGAGGATCCACACGGGGGAGAAGCCGTTCCTCTGCAGCGAGTGCGGGAAGTCCTTCAACTGCCGCCACAACATGATGCGACACATCAGGAcccacacaggtgagaagcccTACCTGTGCAACATCTGCGGCCGGAGTTTCAGCGACCACTCCACCCTGAAGCAGCACAGCAACATGCACACCGGAGCGAAGCCGCACCGCTGCGAGATCTGCGGGAAAGGCTTCCAGCGGAAGACGTACGTGAGGCTTCACATGAAGAGCCACGCGACCGAGAAGTGA